In Sphingomonas sp. G-3-2-10, a single window of DNA contains:
- the kdpF gene encoding K(+)-transporting ATPase subunit F produces the protein MTSHLMLAGLTAAALLLYLVAVLLRPERF, from the coding sequence ATGACGTCGCATCTCATGCTCGCCGGCCTGACCGCGGCCGCTCTCCTCCTCTATCTCGTCGCCGTGCTGCTGCGGCCCGAGCGCTTCTAG
- the kdpA gene encoding potassium-transporting ATPase subunit KdpA has protein sequence MTIEGWALIALFVALTFAMAKPIGMWLFALYEGRRTPLHRVLAPVERGFYRLAGIDPDAEQGWRRYALHMLLFQLALLLFTYVVLRLQGVLPMNPRGLAGIDAAGAFNTAISFTTNTNWQWYSGEVALSNLSQMLGLAIHNFLSAATGIAIAFALFRGFARREAGTVGNFWADMTRVTLYLLLPICMVYAVYLIASGVPQTFVSSVDATTLEGARQTIVLGPVASQEAIKMLGTNGGGFFNANSAHPFENPSAMTNLVQMLSIFAIGVGLTWCFGKAVGNTRQGWALLSAMMLLFVAGVGIVYWQEAGGNPALHALGVTGGNMEGKEVRFGIAASALFSVVTTAASCGAVNAMHDSFTPIGGMIPLFNMQLGEVVVGGVGAGIYGFLLFALLAVFVAGLMVGRTPEYVGKKIEAREVKLAVLAIAILPLVILGFTAISAVLPQGLAGPLNKGPHGFSEILYAYSSAAGNNGSAFAGLTAGTPFYNGLLGVAMWLGRFFVIVPVLAIAGSLAGKRYTPVSAGSFPTTGPLWVGLLVGIILIVGGLTFLPGLALGPVADHLAMLSGTLF, from the coding sequence ATGACAATCGAGGGATGGGCGCTGATCGCGCTCTTCGTCGCGCTGACCTTCGCGATGGCCAAGCCGATAGGCATGTGGCTGTTCGCCTTGTACGAAGGGCGCCGCACGCCGCTGCACAGGGTGCTCGCGCCCGTCGAACGCGGCTTCTACCGGCTCGCCGGGATCGATCCGGACGCCGAACAGGGCTGGCGCCGCTACGCGCTGCACATGCTGCTGTTCCAGCTGGCCTTGCTGCTCTTCACCTATGTGGTGCTGCGGCTGCAGGGCGTGTTGCCGATGAACCCGCGCGGGCTGGCCGGGATCGACGCTGCGGGCGCGTTCAATACCGCGATCAGCTTCACCACCAACACCAACTGGCAATGGTATTCGGGCGAAGTCGCGCTGTCGAACCTCAGCCAGATGCTGGGCCTCGCCATCCATAATTTCCTGAGCGCGGCGACCGGCATCGCCATCGCCTTCGCCCTGTTCCGCGGCTTCGCTCGCCGCGAGGCCGGGACGGTAGGCAATTTCTGGGCGGATATGACGCGCGTGACGCTCTATCTGCTGCTGCCGATCTGCATGGTCTATGCAGTGTACCTCATCGCCAGCGGCGTGCCGCAGACCTTCGTGAGTTCGGTCGACGCCACCACCCTGGAAGGCGCGCGCCAGACGATCGTGCTCGGCCCGGTCGCTTCGCAGGAAGCGATCAAGATGCTCGGCACCAATGGCGGCGGATTCTTCAACGCCAATTCGGCGCATCCGTTCGAAAACCCCTCGGCGATGACCAACCTCGTCCAGATGCTGTCGATCTTCGCGATCGGCGTCGGGCTCACCTGGTGCTTCGGCAAGGCGGTGGGCAACACCCGCCAGGGCTGGGCCCTTCTGTCGGCGATGATGCTGCTGTTCGTCGCGGGCGTTGGGATCGTCTATTGGCAGGAAGCCGGGGGCAATCCGGCGCTCCACGCGCTCGGCGTCACCGGCGGCAATATGGAGGGCAAGGAAGTCCGCTTCGGCATCGCCGCCAGCGCGCTCTTCTCGGTAGTCACCACAGCGGCGTCGTGTGGCGCGGTCAACGCGATGCACGACAGCTTCACTCCGATCGGCGGCATGATCCCGCTGTTCAACATGCAGCTCGGCGAAGTCGTGGTCGGCGGCGTCGGCGCGGGAATCTACGGCTTCCTGCTCTTCGCGCTGCTCGCGGTGTTCGTCGCCGGGCTGATGGTCGGGCGCACCCCCGAATATGTCGGCAAAAAGATCGAAGCGCGCGAGGTCAAGCTGGCGGTCCTCGCCATCGCGATCCTGCCGCTGGTCATCCTCGGCTTCACCGCGATCAGCGCCGTGCTGCCGCAGGGTCTTGCCGGGCCGCTCAACAAGGGGCCGCACGGGTTCAGCGAGATCCTCTACGCCTATAGCTCGGCGGCGGGGAACAACGGCTCGGCCTTTGCCGGGCTCACCGCGGGCACCCCCTTCTACAACGGCCTGCTGGGGGTCGCGATGTGGCTGGGGCGCTTCTTCGTGATCGTCCCGGTCCTCGCGATCGCGGGCAGCCTGGCGGGCAAGCGCTACACGCCGGTCTCGGCGGGCTCCTTCCCCACTACCGGTCCGCTGTGGGTCGGCCTGCTGGTCGGGATCATCCTGATCGTCGGCGGCCTCACCTTCCTCCCCGGCCTCGCGCTCGGCCCCGTCGCCGATCACCTCGCCATGCTCTCCGGCACGCTTTTCTGA
- the kdpB gene encoding potassium-transporting ATPase subunit KdpB: MTIATSMFTPALVLPAIGDAFRKLAPRQLIRNPVLFVTATVALLLTLLLALGGEGLSFVFQIQLIVWLWLTVLFGTFAEALAEGRGRAQAASLRATKSELQAKRLIGVGEAYETVGAARLARGEIVLVETGDLIPADGEVIEGVASVNEAAITGESAPVIREAGGDRSAVTAGTRVISDRIKVRVTQEPGQGFLDRMIALVEGAERQKTPNEIALTILLVGLTIIFLIAVGTIPGFASYAGGSIPVAILAALLITLIPTTIAALLSAIGIAGMDRLVRFNVLAKSGRAVEAAGDIDVLLLDKTGTITIGDRAASEFRPLTGFTVEALAEAALLASLADETPEGRSIVVLARETHAGGMAALPAGAEVIPFTAQTRVSGVRFGGDLIQKGAVDSVLRANPGLGDTPAAAELRRITDEIARSGATPLAVARDGRLLGAIALRDVVKAGVRERFAELRRMGIRTVMITGDNPLTAAAIAAEAGVDDFLAEATPEDKLALIRKEQQGGRLVAMCGDGTNDAPALAQSDVGVAMNTGTQAAREAGNMVDLDSDPTKLIEIVGLGKQLLMTRGALTTFSVANDVAKYFAIIPAMFVALYPGLAVLNVMGLSSPESAILSAIIFNALIIPLLVPLALKGVTYKPMGAGPMLARNLAVYGLGGLIAPFVGIKLIDLAVAGLHLA, translated from the coding sequence ATGACTATCGCAACTTCGATGTTCACGCCCGCGCTGGTGCTCCCGGCGATCGGCGATGCCTTCCGCAAGCTGGCGCCGCGCCAGCTGATCCGGAACCCCGTTCTGTTCGTCACCGCCACGGTGGCGCTGCTGCTCACCCTGCTGCTGGCGCTGGGGGGCGAGGGTCTGTCCTTCGTCTTCCAGATCCAGTTGATCGTCTGGCTCTGGCTGACGGTGCTGTTCGGCACCTTCGCCGAAGCGCTCGCTGAAGGCCGCGGGCGCGCGCAGGCCGCGTCGCTGCGCGCCACCAAGTCCGAACTTCAGGCCAAGCGGCTGATCGGAGTCGGCGAAGCCTATGAGACGGTCGGCGCGGCGCGGCTCGCCAGGGGCGAGATCGTGCTGGTCGAAACCGGCGACCTGATCCCCGCCGACGGGGAAGTGATCGAGGGCGTCGCCTCGGTCAACGAAGCCGCCATCACCGGCGAAAGCGCGCCGGTGATCCGCGAGGCGGGCGGCGATCGGTCTGCGGTGACGGCGGGCACGCGCGTCATCTCCGATCGCATCAAGGTCCGCGTCACGCAGGAACCCGGCCAGGGCTTTCTCGACCGCATGATTGCGCTGGTCGAAGGCGCCGAGCGGCAAAAGACTCCCAACGAGATCGCACTGACGATCCTGCTGGTCGGTCTCACGATCATCTTCCTCATCGCGGTCGGCACCATTCCGGGCTTCGCCAGCTATGCCGGCGGCAGCATCCCGGTGGCGATCTTGGCGGCGCTGCTGATCACGCTGATTCCTACCACCATCGCGGCGCTGCTGTCGGCGATCGGCATCGCCGGCATGGACCGGCTCGTGCGCTTCAACGTCCTCGCCAAATCGGGCCGCGCCGTGGAAGCCGCGGGGGATATCGACGTGCTGCTGCTCGACAAGACCGGCACGATCACCATCGGCGACCGCGCCGCGAGCGAGTTTCGCCCGCTCACCGGCTTCACCGTCGAAGCGCTCGCCGAAGCTGCCCTGCTCGCCAGTCTGGCCGACGAGACGCCCGAGGGACGCTCGATCGTCGTACTGGCACGCGAGACCCATGCCGGCGGCATGGCGGCCCTGCCCGCCGGCGCGGAAGTCATTCCCTTCACTGCCCAGACCCGCGTTTCCGGCGTCCGCTTCGGCGGCGATCTGATCCAGAAGGGCGCGGTCGATTCGGTGCTGCGCGCCAATCCCGGCCTGGGCGACACGCCCGCCGCCGCCGAGCTGCGCCGCATCACCGACGAGATCGCGCGATCGGGCGCCACGCCGCTCGCGGTGGCGCGGGACGGGCGGCTGCTCGGAGCGATCGCGCTGCGCGACGTGGTGAAGGCCGGGGTCCGCGAACGCTTCGCCGAGCTGCGCCGGATGGGCATCCGCACGGTGATGATCACCGGCGACAATCCGCTCACCGCCGCCGCGATCGCCGCCGAGGCCGGAGTGGACGATTTCCTCGCCGAAGCCACGCCCGAGGACAAGCTCGCGCTCATCCGCAAGGAACAGCAGGGGGGCCGGCTCGTCGCGATGTGCGGCGACGGCACCAACGACGCACCGGCGCTGGCCCAGTCCGATGTCGGCGTCGCGATGAACACCGGCACCCAGGCCGCGCGCGAAGCGGGCAACATGGTCGATCTGGACAGCGACCCGACCAAGCTCATCGAGATTGTCGGGCTGGGCAAGCAGTTGCTGATGACACGCGGCGCGCTGACCACCTTCTCGGTCGCCAACGACGTGGCCAAATATTTCGCGATCATCCCGGCAATGTTCGTGGCGCTCTATCCCGGCCTCGCGGTGCTCAACGTCATGGGCCTTTCCAGCCCGGAGAGCGCGATCCTCAGCGCGATCATCTTCAACGCGCTGATCATCCCGCTGCTCGTGCCGCTGGCGCTGAAGGGGGTCACCTACAAGCCGATGGGCGCCGGGCCGATGCTCGCCCGCAACCTCGCCGTGTACGGCCTGGGCGGCCTGATCGCACCCTTCGTCGGCATCAAGCTCATCGATCTGGCCGTCGCCGGCCTCCACCTCGCCTGA
- the kdpC gene encoding potassium-transporting ATPase subunit KdpC, giving the protein MLTDLKTAIRPAIVMTLLFAALLGLAYPAALTGIGQLAFPAQANGSLIREGDRVIGSALIGQRFSGAGYFHGRPSAAGAEGYDASASAGSNLGPTSQALADRVKADPARMPGQSVPADLVTASASGLDPHISPEAALSQTARVAAARDIPVERLRALVAEQTETPLFGFLGERRVNLLALNRALDRL; this is encoded by the coding sequence ATGCTCACCGATCTCAAGACCGCCATCCGCCCCGCCATCGTGATGACCCTGTTGTTCGCCGCGCTGCTCGGCCTGGCCTATCCCGCCGCGCTCACCGGCATCGGCCAGCTCGCTTTCCCCGCCCAGGCCAATGGCAGCCTGATCCGCGAGGGCGACCGGGTGATCGGCTCGGCGCTGATCGGCCAGCGCTTCTCGGGCGCGGGCTATTTCCACGGCCGCCCCTCGGCTGCCGGAGCGGAGGGCTATGACGCGTCGGCTTCCGCCGGTTCCAATCTCGGCCCCACCTCGCAGGCGCTTGCCGATCGCGTGAAGGCCGATCCCGCCAGGATGCCAGGACAATCGGTTCCCGCCGATCTGGTGACCGCCTCCGCCTCGGGGCTCGATCCCCATATCAGTCCCGAGGCGGCCTTGTCGCAAACCGCTCGTGTCGCTGCCGCGCGCGACATCCCGGTCGAAAGGCTGCGCGCGCTCGTCGCCGAACAGACCGAAACCCCGCTGTTCGGTTTTCTCGGCGAGCGGCGCGTCAATCTGCTCGCCTTGAACCGGGCGCTCGACCGGCTGTAA
- a CDS encoding response regulator transcription factor — translation MPRPTKILIVEDDTHIRRLLRAALQRAGHGVVEAATAREGLSLLDIEKPDAVLLDLGLPDRDGLELIQLIRPKAAVLVVSAREDTAEKVAALDLGADDYLTKPFDTEELLARVRTALRHRLSGQGERERLVVGDIEIDLAHRRIRRAGEDVHLSPREYDVLAELAQRPDRVISHAHLLRTVWGPAHETDVDYVRIVVRNLRQKLERDPARPALIVNEPGVGYRLYIEPKA, via the coding sequence GTGCCACGCCCGACCAAGATCCTGATCGTCGAGGACGATACCCATATCCGCCGCCTGCTCCGCGCCGCGCTCCAGCGCGCGGGGCACGGGGTGGTGGAAGCGGCGACCGCGCGCGAGGGCCTGTCGCTGCTCGACATCGAAAAGCCCGATGCAGTGCTGCTCGATCTGGGCCTGCCCGACCGCGACGGCCTTGAGCTGATCCAGCTGATCCGGCCCAAGGCAGCCGTCCTCGTCGTCTCGGCACGCGAGGATACCGCGGAGAAGGTCGCCGCGCTCGATCTCGGCGCCGACGATTATCTCACCAAGCCGTTCGACACCGAGGAGCTGCTTGCACGGGTCCGGACCGCGCTGCGCCATCGCCTCTCCGGGCAAGGCGAACGCGAACGGCTGGTGGTCGGCGACATCGAGATCGATCTTGCGCACCGGCGCATCCGCCGCGCGGGCGAGGACGTGCACCTCTCGCCTCGCGAATATGATGTCCTCGCCGAACTGGCGCAGCGTCCCGATCGCGTGATCAGCCACGCGCATCTGCTCCGCACCGTGTGGGGGCCGGCGCATGAGACCGATGTCGACTATGTCCGCATCGTGGTGCGCAACCTGCGGCAGAAGCTGGAACGGGATCCCGCGCGTCCCGCGCTGATCGTCAACGAGCCGGGCGTCGGCTATCGCCTGTATATCGAGCCCAAGGCCTGA
- a CDS encoding winged helix-turn-helix transcriptional regulator → MVPPDVQNLIRTCSIWRALEVVGDTPTLLILEASMLGDRRFDQFRRRTGLLKALLSDRLKRLVAAKVMEKRQYSVSPPRDEYVLIEKGRALYWTSLMLLRWEVMWGDGLDGGEGAGKMRVELTHKVCGKRFMPVPACGECHGDVDATLVEWCEGPGVGWMAPLYSRRRQQRDSSEGTALFESAAQLMGDRWASLIMRSIFTGITKFDDIRRDTAIATNILAERLNWLTAFGVIRQEQYEENPPRFEYKLRRKGIDYYPALLMLMQWGDKYYASPEGPPLLLTHRPCGHELDAIVVCSECRAPVEARDVTFAVEGAEAVEA, encoded by the coding sequence GTGGTCCCTCCTGACGTGCAGAACCTGATCCGCACCTGCTCGATCTGGCGCGCGCTGGAGGTCGTGGGCGATACGCCGACGCTGCTGATCCTCGAGGCCAGCATGCTCGGCGATCGCCGGTTCGACCAGTTCCGGCGGCGCACCGGCTTGCTCAAGGCATTGCTGAGCGACCGGCTGAAGCGGCTGGTGGCGGCCAAGGTGATGGAGAAGCGCCAGTATAGCGTCAGCCCGCCGCGCGACGAATATGTGCTGATCGAGAAGGGCCGCGCGCTCTACTGGACGTCGTTGATGCTGTTGCGCTGGGAAGTGATGTGGGGCGACGGACTCGATGGCGGCGAAGGGGCGGGCAAGATGCGCGTCGAGCTGACGCACAAGGTCTGCGGCAAGCGATTTATGCCGGTGCCCGCGTGCGGCGAATGTCATGGCGATGTCGACGCCACTTTGGTCGAATGGTGCGAGGGACCGGGCGTGGGCTGGATGGCGCCGCTCTACAGCCGCCGCCGCCAGCAGCGCGACAGCAGTGAAGGGACGGCGCTGTTCGAATCCGCCGCGCAATTGATGGGAGATCGCTGGGCGAGCCTGATCATGCGGTCGATCTTCACCGGGATCACCAAGTTCGACGATATCCGCCGCGACACCGCGATCGCGACCAATATCCTTGCCGAGCGCCTCAACTGGCTCACCGCCTTCGGGGTGATCCGGCAGGAGCAATATGAGGAGAACCCGCCGCGCTTCGAATACAAGCTGCGGCGAAAGGGGATCGATTATTACCCCGCGCTGCTGATGCTGATGCAGTGGGGCGACAAATATTATGCTTCGCCCGAGGGGCCACCCCTGCTGCTGACGCACCGGCCGTGCGGGCATGAACTGGATGCGATCGTGGTCTGCTCCGAATGCCGCGCCCCGGTGGAGGCACGCGACGTGACCTTCGCGGTGGAAGGCGCCGAGGCCGTCGAAGCCTAG
- a CDS encoding nuclear transport factor 2 family protein — protein MHIGTLLAMAALIVTPTQTGIAAQPAAIAAIPAQEREVAKDPRIAVVEDMIHAWNVRDWKKVGDLFAEDGVLHSMMIEPVTGRAQIAARIEALGAGIDSITLHIHNIGIVGDVVVIERTDEFVYNGHHGKVPVVGILHVENGKVKLWREYYDRAQLLAQMGVAPGDH, from the coding sequence ATGCATATCGGAACCCTGTTGGCGATGGCCGCCCTGATCGTGACACCCACGCAGACCGGCATCGCCGCGCAGCCCGCAGCAATCGCAGCCATTCCAGCACAGGAGAGAGAAGTGGCCAAGGACCCCCGCATCGCAGTCGTCGAGGACATGATCCACGCGTGGAACGTGCGCGACTGGAAGAAGGTGGGCGACCTGTTCGCCGAGGATGGCGTGCTGCATTCGATGATGATCGAGCCGGTAACCGGCCGCGCACAGATCGCGGCGCGGATCGAGGCGCTGGGCGCGGGGATCGATTCGATCACGCTGCACATCCACAATATCGGCATCGTCGGCGATGTGGTGGTGATCGAGCGGACCGACGAGTTCGTCTATAACGGCCATCACGGCAAGGTGCCGGTGGTGGGCATCCTCCATGTCGAGAACGGCAAGGTGAAGCTGTGGCGCGAATATTATGATCGCGCGCAATTGCTTGCCCAAATGGGCGTCGCGCCGGGGGACCATTGA
- a CDS encoding carotenoid oxygenase family protein, which produces MKVDKLPPIRSSLQPSNHPYLSGAWTPQLEEVDAVELDVIEGAIPADIDGIYLRNTENQVHQPLGRHHPFDGDGMIHQIDFRGGQASYRNRFVRTRCFDAEQRAGQSLWGGLMDGPGVSTRPGFGAHGRLKDSSSTDIIVHAGKAISTFYQCGEGYVLDPETLEQTGVAPWVPLDGISAHPKVDDRTGELMFFNYSKHAPYMHYGVVDRDGKLVTYTPVPLPGPRLPHDMCFSENWSILNDLPVFWDAKLLERDIHAVRMHDLPSRFGLIPRHGGEADIRWFEAKPTYILHFLNAYEDGDEVVMDGYFQEEPMPQPLAEMGEHAHLMGYLDEHSFRPKLHRWRFNLATGETSEAHLDDRILEFGMFNQAYAGRPYRYAYSTTTRPGWFLFNGFVKHDLETGESWSLMLEEGRYASEAPFAPRVDAKDEDDGYLVSFIIDENRGTSECVLIDCKRFEEGPVCRIALPHKISSGTHSHWVARELLMG; this is translated from the coding sequence ATGAAGGTCGACAAGCTCCCCCCGATCCGCTCGTCGCTCCAGCCGAGCAACCACCCCTATCTCTCGGGCGCCTGGACGCCGCAGCTGGAGGAAGTGGACGCCGTCGAACTCGACGTGATCGAAGGCGCGATCCCCGCCGACATCGACGGCATCTATCTGCGCAATACCGAGAATCAGGTGCACCAGCCGCTCGGCCGCCATCACCCGTTCGACGGCGACGGGATGATCCACCAGATCGACTTTCGCGGCGGTCAGGCAAGCTACCGCAACCGCTTCGTCCGCACCCGCTGCTTCGATGCCGAACAGCGCGCGGGCCAGTCGCTCTGGGGCGGCCTGATGGACGGCCCCGGCGTCTCCACCCGCCCCGGCTTCGGCGCGCATGGGCGGCTGAAGGATTCGTCCAGCACCGACATCATCGTCCATGCCGGCAAGGCGATCTCGACCTTCTACCAGTGCGGCGAAGGCTATGTCCTCGATCCCGAGACGCTCGAACAGACCGGCGTCGCGCCCTGGGTCCCGCTCGACGGAATCTCGGCGCATCCCAAGGTGGACGACCGCACCGGCGAGCTGATGTTCTTCAACTATTCGAAGCACGCGCCCTACATGCATTACGGCGTGGTCGACCGCGACGGAAAGCTGGTCACCTACACGCCCGTCCCGCTGCCCGGGCCGCGCCTGCCGCACGACATGTGCTTTTCCGAGAACTGGTCGATCCTCAACGATCTGCCAGTGTTCTGGGATGCGAAGCTGCTCGAACGCGATATCCACGCCGTGCGCATGCACGACCTCCCCTCGCGCTTCGGCCTGATCCCGCGCCACGGCGGCGAAGCCGACATCCGCTGGTTCGAAGCGAAGCCGACCTACATCCTCCATTTCCTCAACGCCTATGAAGATGGCGACGAAGTGGTGATGGACGGCTATTTCCAGGAAGAGCCGATGCCCCAGCCGCTCGCCGAGATGGGCGAGCATGCGCATCTGATGGGCTATCTGGACGAGCACAGCTTCCGCCCCAAGCTCCACCGCTGGCGCTTTAACCTCGCCACCGGCGAGACGAGCGAAGCCCATCTCGACGACCGCATCCTCGAATTCGGCATGTTCAATCAGGCCTATGCCGGCCGCCCCTATCGCTATGCGTACAGCACGACGACGCGGCCCGGCTGGTTCCTGTTCAACGGCTTCGTGAAGCACGACCTCGAAACCGGCGAAAGCTGGTCGCTGATGCTCGAGGAAGGCCGCTACGCCAGCGAAGCGCCGTTCGCGCCCAGGGTGGACGCGAAGGACGAGGATGACGGCTACCTCGTCAGCTTCATCATCGACGAAAATCGCGGCACCTCGGAATGCGTGCTGATCGACTGCAAGCGCTTCGAGGAAGGCCCGGTCTGCCGCATCGCCCTGCCGCACAAGATCAGCAGCGGGACGCACTCACACTGGGTGGCGCGGGAGCTGTTGATGGGCTGA